The Prunus persica cultivar Lovell chromosome G7, Prunus_persica_NCBIv2, whole genome shotgun sequence genome has a segment encoding these proteins:
- the LOC18769511 gene encoding uncharacterized protein LOC18769511, with protein sequence MGSNPPLLPPICEEQPHSESQRVESESLRDESQRANFDQEVDTNSLERDPGLHPRIDTFPPNQHDNVRRAYILLGPCQLKLKEYPSHLEGKQMHRFNDGFRNWRRVGGKECAFLTHVGIINSPHHFAIQKWMDLKNPTHHIDRVVQPPQEVAKNRLRLTTTKEAIRYLANQGMAFRGDDESHDSFNRIQKEIRNIYANKVRKRKCNEIGEDRKFCILINEALDDSKKEQMAIIIRFVSCDGHIRERFYDIVSVHDTNSSTLKSDICKVFSKHSLLVSNMRGQGYDGASDMHGEWSDLQALFLNDCPYAYYIHCFTHRLQLALNAAAKEVGLVWRFFSMLNNIVNFVGTSAKRHSELKLNRQAEIEDLLAAGRLGTSKGANQIRCLQRPRTTRWGSHFSSIRSLIDLFGATKTLLKDINHNGPTSQFRGEAEDYQLGELNTRFSYETVELLRLSSSLDPRDAFKQFNIDDIYTLAEKFYPQDFSTTELHAFNQQLGFYKIDMDHNPTFKNLYSIPILLEHLVETRLAQTYYLIDRLICLVLTLPISTTTIERAFSCMRLIKNRLRNKIDDEFLADCMLLHIEREFADNIDN encoded by the exons ATGGGTTCCAACCCTCCTCTACTTCCTCCAATTTGTGAGGAGCAACCTCATTCTGAATCTCAAAGAGTTGAATCTGAAAGTTTAAGAGATGAGTCTCAAAGAGCCAATTTTGATCAAGAAGTTGATACCAATTCTCTTGAGCGTGATCCAGGATTACATCCTCGAATAGACACATTTCCGCCTAATCAACATGATAATGTTCGAAGAGCATATATTCTCTTAGGACCATGTCAACTAAAACTAAAGGAATATCCATCTCATTTAGAAGGGAAACAAATGCATCGATTTAATG ATGGATTTAGAAATTGGAGAAGAGTGGGTGGCAAAGAGTGTGCTTTCCTTACTCATGTAGGCATTATAAATTCACCACATCATTTTGCTATCCAAAAGTGGATGGATTTAAAGAACCCAACTCACCATATTGATAGAGTTGTGCAACCCCCACAAGAAGTTGCGAAAAATAGGTTGAGGCTTACAACCACAAAAGAGGCCATTAGGTATTTAGCAAATCAAGGAATGGCTTTTAGAGGTGATGATGAATCTCATGACTCCTTTAATCGG ATACAAAAGGAGATCCGAAATATCTATGCTAACAAAGTGAGGAAAAGGAAATGCAATGAAATTGGGGAAGATAGGAAATTTTGTATTCTCATTAATGAAGCACTTGACGATTCTAAGAAGGAACAAATGGCTATTATCATAAGGTTTGTTAGTTGTGATGGGCATATTCGAGAAAGGTTTTATGATATTGTGAGTGTTCATGACACTAATTCCTCAACTCTTAAAAGTGATATTTGTAAAGTGTTTAGTAAGCATAGTCTTTTAGTAAGCAATATGCGTGGTCAAGGATATGATGGTGCTAGCGATATGCATGGTGAATGGAGTGACTTACAAGCATTATTTCTCAATGATTGTCCATATGCATATTATATTCATTGCTTTACTCATCGCCTTCAATTAGCTTTAAATGCTGCTGCTAAAGAGGTAGGACTTGTTTGGagatttttttcaatgttgaataacattgtgaattttgttggTACTTCTGCCAAACGACATTCTGAGTTAAAATTAAACCGACAAGCTGAAATTGAAGACTTATTAGCAGCTGGAAGACTTGGAACAAGTAAAGGGGCTAATCAAATTCGATGTCTGCAACGACCTAGAACTACTCGTTGGGGCTCACATTTTAGTTCTATTAGGAGTTTGATTGATTTATTTGGTGCAACCAAGACACTTCTAAAGGATATCAATCATAATGGACCTACCTCACAATTTCGTGGGGAAGCAGAAG ATTATCAGTTGGGGGAGTTAAATACTAGATTTTCATATGAAACTGTGGAACTCCTTCGTCTTAGCTCATCATTGGATCCTCGTGATGCTTTCAAGCAATTTAACATTGATGATATATACACTCTTGCTGAGAAATTTTATCCTCAAGATTTCAGTACAACTGAGTTGCATGCTTTTAATCAACAACTGGGATTTTATAAGATTGACATGGATCACAATCCAACCTTCAAGAATCTTTATTCCATTCCTATATTACTTGAGCACTTAGTAGAAACAAGATTAGCACAAACCTACTACTTGATTGACAGATTGATTTGTTTAGTGCTAACTCTTCCTATTTCTACAACAACAATAGAACGAGCATTTTCTTGTATGAGACTGATCAAAAATCGGCTTCGAAACAAGATAGATGATGAATTTCTTGCTGATTGTATGTTACTTCACATTGAAAGAGAATTTGCTGATAATATAGATAATTAA